The proteins below come from a single Limnobaculum xujianqingii genomic window:
- the leuD gene encoding 3-isopropylmalate dehydratase small subunit, with translation MQTFTVVTGKVAPMMDANIDTDVIMPKQFLKGIDRQNLDRGLFFDLRLLPDGQPNPEFILNRPEWHGSSFMVVGPNFGCGSSREHAVWGLQQTGIRALIGTSFAGIFADNCQRNGVLLICLTPEQVAEVAAVAGEPQHNTISIDLSVQQIQLDDGRVIGFKLDERNRLALMKGLDAIGVTMEYQGEIRDFEKRYGVGSPWLGIN, from the coding sequence ATGCAAACTTTCACAGTAGTAACAGGGAAAGTGGCACCGATGATGGATGCCAATATTGATACCGATGTCATTATGCCAAAGCAGTTTTTGAAGGGTATCGATCGTCAAAATCTGGATCGCGGCCTGTTCTTTGACCTGCGTCTGTTGCCCGATGGCCAGCCCAATCCGGAGTTTATCCTCAATCGCCCGGAGTGGCACGGTAGTTCATTTATGGTGGTTGGCCCTAACTTTGGCTGCGGCTCCAGTCGTGAGCATGCAGTATGGGGCTTGCAGCAAACCGGCATTCGCGCCCTGATTGGTACCTCATTTGCCGGTATCTTTGCGGATAACTGTCAGCGCAACGGCGTACTGCTGATTTGCTTAACGCCGGAGCAGGTTGCGGAAGTGGCAGCGGTGGCTGGTGAACCACAACACAATACGATCAGTATTGATTTGTCGGTGCAACAGATTCAGTTGGATGATGGTCGGGTAATTGGCTTTAAGCTGGATGAGAGAAACAGGCTGGCGCTGATGAAGGGATTGGATGCGATTGGGGTGACGATGGAGTATCAGGGGGAGATTAGAGATTTTGAGAAGCGGTATGGGGTAGGGAGTCCTTGGTTGGGGATTAATTGA
- a CDS encoding LysR substrate-binding domain-containing protein has translation MSISRSPLPLNEDLRVFLTVVRKHSFAKAAVELGVSPAYISKRINVLEKVLDIKLFHRSTRSIVLTEEGEKARVWADRILGDLDDFISDVSEARHEPQGTLRIVSSFGFGRQFVAPAISQLAKQYPNLAIQLVTSDHVIDLVAEGFDLEIRVGSDLPNQYMAKKLLDNQRVLCASPDYLAVKGQPETLDDLVHHDCLVIKERDTPFGSWLLSDKDEKPQTIRVDGRLSSNSGAIVLQWGLEGHGIFLRSMWDAKRYIDEGKLINVLPEYTQNADIWAVYPMRLSNSAKLKVCVEFLQLYFKWADIEE, from the coding sequence ATGTCGATTAGCCGCTCTCCATTGCCGTTAAATGAAGATTTACGGGTTTTTCTCACCGTAGTCAGAAAGCATAGCTTTGCTAAAGCTGCCGTTGAGCTGGGAGTATCTCCCGCTTACATCAGTAAACGGATTAATGTGCTGGAAAAGGTACTGGATATAAAACTGTTTCATCGCAGTACCCGCAGCATTGTATTAACAGAAGAGGGCGAGAAAGCCAGGGTGTGGGCAGACAGGATTCTGGGGGATCTCGACGACTTTATCAGTGACGTTTCAGAGGCGCGCCATGAACCGCAGGGCACATTGCGTATTGTCAGCTCTTTTGGCTTTGGTCGCCAGTTTGTCGCCCCGGCAATTTCCCAACTGGCAAAGCAGTATCCTAATCTGGCTATCCAACTGGTTACTTCAGACCACGTTATCGATTTGGTTGCAGAGGGCTTTGATTTAGAAATCCGCGTCGGCAGCGATTTGCCGAATCAATATATGGCAAAAAAACTGCTGGATAACCAGCGTGTGCTTTGCGCTTCACCAGACTATCTGGCCGTTAAAGGCCAGCCCGAAACCCTGGATGATTTAGTCCATCACGACTGTCTGGTGATCAAAGAGCGGGATACCCCTTTTGGCAGCTGGCTATTAAGTGACAAAGATGAAAAACCACAAACTATCCGGGTTGACGGCCGACTTTCCTCCAACAGTGGTGCTATCGTGCTGCAATGGGGCCTGGAAGGCCACGGTATCTTCCTGCGCTCCATGTGGGATGCCAAGCGCTATATTGACGAAGGCAAACTGATCAACGTACTACCAGAATATACCCAAAATGCCGACATCTGGGCGGTATACCCCATGCGCCTCTCAAACTCCGCCAAACTAAAAGTCTGCGTAGAATTCCTGCAACTCTATTTTAAGTGGGCAGATATAGAGGAATAA
- a CDS encoding YgjV family protein, translating into MTFYWAAQAVGGVAFLVGITMFFNRNERGFKYQLSAYSTIMSCHFFMMGANAAAMSVLLSAIRTITSIWWRNLWVMMIFITLTLILATMKIQHPIEALPIAGTIASTWAMFRTHGLKMRSIMWCSTACWVTHNIWAGSIGGTLIEGSFLLMNGFNIIRFYRMQKRGIDPFAIESKVVKAAEEERALEEQRPEEKVVEQK; encoded by the coding sequence ATGACATTTTATTGGGCCGCGCAGGCCGTGGGCGGCGTGGCGTTTCTGGTAGGTATTACCATGTTTTTTAACCGCAACGAACGCGGTTTTAAATATCAACTTTCTGCCTACTCAACCATCATGAGCTGTCACTTCTTTATGATGGGTGCCAATGCTGCCGCAATGAGCGTACTACTTAGCGCAATACGTACTATCACCTCTATCTGGTGGCGTAATCTTTGGGTAATGATGATTTTTATTACTCTGACGCTAATCTTAGCCACCATGAAAATTCAGCACCCGATTGAGGCACTGCCAATTGCCGGGACTATTGCCAGTACCTGGGCGATGTTCCGTACACATGGTTTAAAGATGCGCAGCATTATGTGGTGCTCAACCGCCTGTTGGGTTACCCACAATATTTGGGCTGGCTCCATTGGCGGAACCCTGATTGAAGGGAGCTTTCTGCTGATGAACGGCTTCAACATTATTCGCTTCTACCGTATGCAAAAACGCGGTATCGACCCATTTGCCATTGAAAGCAAAGTGGTTAAAGCGGCAGAAGAAGAAAGAGCATTAGAAGAACAGCGCCCGGAAGAAAAAGTAGTAGAACAAAAGTAA
- a CDS encoding alpha/beta fold hydrolase, which translates to MLAGLEQKKCKVNHIDISYRTTGQGPALLMLHGHPQTHMMWHKVAPALAQHFTIVTADLRGYGDSDKPVSPPDQSLYSKRLMAQDMYELMNKLGFSQFYVLAHDRGARVAHRLALDHPDAVSGMVLLDIAPTLAMYRQTDEKFARAYWHWFTLIRPTPFPEKLIESDPLLYLHSVMGVRSAGMASFTPHALAEYQRCLSLPGSAYGVCEDYRASAGIDLEHDQHDLDRGHQVTSPMLALWGQHGAIEQCFDALAEWKKVATNVRGKAMPSGHYIAEEVPEQLTREVLDFFASIR; encoded by the coding sequence ATGTTGGCTGGATTAGAACAAAAAAAATGCAAAGTTAATCATATAGATATTAGTTATCGCACTACCGGTCAGGGGCCTGCACTGCTGATGCTGCATGGTCATCCCCAAACCCATATGATGTGGCATAAGGTGGCTCCGGCTCTGGCACAGCACTTTACCATTGTGACTGCCGATCTGCGTGGATACGGTGACAGTGACAAACCGGTGTCACCACCAGACCAAAGCCTCTATTCCAAACGCCTGATGGCTCAGGATATGTATGAGTTGATGAACAAACTGGGATTCTCTCAATTCTATGTATTGGCGCACGACAGAGGCGCTCGCGTAGCCCACCGTCTGGCTTTAGACCATCCAGACGCAGTATCAGGAATGGTACTGCTGGATATCGCCCCAACGCTGGCGATGTATCGCCAAACCGATGAAAAATTTGCCCGCGCCTATTGGCACTGGTTCACATTGATTCGCCCTACCCCTTTCCCGGAAAAATTAATTGAAAGCGATCCCTTACTTTATCTGCATAGCGTAATGGGCGTTCGCAGTGCCGGAATGGCGTCATTTACCCCACATGCACTGGCTGAATACCAACGTTGCCTGAGCCTTCCCGGTAGCGCTTATGGCGTTTGTGAAGACTATCGGGCCAGCGCCGGTATTGACCTGGAACATGACCAGCACGATCTGGATAGAGGACACCAGGTTACCAGCCCGATGCTGGCGCTGTGGGGACAGCACGGAGCAATAGAGCAATGCTTTGATGCGCTGGCAGAATGGAAAAAAGTGGCGACCAATGTTCGAGGCAAAGCCATGCCGTCCGGTCACTACATTGCTGAAGAAGTTCCTGAGCAGCTCACCCGAGAAGTGCTGGACTTTTTTGCCTCCATTCGCTGA
- the ykgO gene encoding type B 50S ribosomal protein L36 has product MQVLSSLRSAKQRHPDCKVVRRRGKIYVICKTNPRFKAVQGGKKKR; this is encoded by the coding sequence ATGCAGGTACTAAGTTCTCTACGCTCCGCTAAACAGCGCCATCCAGACTGCAAAGTAGTACGCCGCCGGGGTAAAATCTACGTTATATGCAAAACCAACCCACGATTTAAAGCAGTACAGGGTGGAAAGAAAAAGCGTTAA
- a CDS encoding PsiF family protein has product MAADTTAKEPTKAQTAQRDKMSSCNKEATDKDLKGDERKTFMSNCLKAKPAESEKKMTAQQQKMADCNKEAGDKALKGDDRKAFMSSCLKGKADTAEKTITPQQQKMADCNKEAGDKALKGDDRKTFMNTCLKKAA; this is encoded by the coding sequence ATGGCCGCCGACACAACAGCAAAAGAACCAACCAAAGCTCAAACTGCCCAGCGCGATAAAATGAGCAGTTGTAATAAAGAAGCAACAGATAAAGACCTTAAAGGGGATGAGCGTAAAACCTTTATGAGCAACTGTCTGAAAGCTAAGCCAGCAGAAAGCGAAAAGAAAATGACCGCTCAGCAACAAAAAATGGCCGACTGTAATAAAGAAGCCGGTGATAAAGCCCTGAAGGGTGACGATCGCAAAGCCTTTATGAGCAGTTGCCTGAAAGGCAAAGCGGATACCGCTGAAAAGACGATTACCCCACAGCAACAAAAAATGGCCGATTGTAATAAGGAAGCCGGCGATAAAGCACTGAAAGGTGACGATCGCAAAACCTTTATGAACACCTGCCTGAAAAAAGCCGCCTGA
- the leuC gene encoding 3-isopropylmalate dehydratase large subunit, producing the protein MACAKTLYRKLIDSHTVRELDDQGNVLLYIDRSILNEYTSPQAFSGLREKNRKAWRPESVLLNVDHVNPTRPVRDDKMTDPGGQLQVDYFRENSRDFGIELFDVLDTRQGIEHVVAPEQGFVLPGMVIAAGDSHTTTYGALGAFGFGIGTSEIEHFLATQTLAYKRLKTMRVKVSGKLGPAVTAKDIIMLLIQKIGASGATGFAIEFTGPVITQLSVEGRMTICNMAVEAGARGAFMAPDEKVYQYLQDKPRAPKGEMWELALQSWQNLYTDEGAEFDREIELDCDKLEPMVTWGISPDQADNISGVLPDPADEKDPQKRLAQEKALAYMALKPGTRLTDIPISHAFIGSCTNGRIEDLRLAAEVLKGKKIAPHVRGMIIPGSTLVRQQAEQEGLAKIFIDAGFEWRQSGCSMCLAMNEDVLEPGDRCASSTNRNFAGRQGAGSHTHLMSPAMVAAAAIAGHLADVRSINGGEQ; encoded by the coding sequence ATGGCTTGTGCAAAAACCTTATATCGAAAACTGATTGATTCCCATACTGTCCGTGAACTGGACGATCAGGGCAATGTACTATTGTATATCGATCGCTCCATCCTGAATGAGTACACCAGCCCGCAGGCATTCAGCGGACTAAGAGAGAAAAACCGCAAGGCATGGCGACCAGAAAGCGTCTTGCTGAACGTGGACCACGTAAACCCTACCCGTCCAGTGCGCGATGACAAAATGACCGATCCTGGCGGCCAGTTGCAGGTTGATTACTTCCGTGAAAACAGTCGCGATTTTGGTATAGAGCTGTTTGATGTTTTAGATACCCGTCAGGGCATTGAACACGTAGTCGCACCGGAACAAGGTTTTGTATTACCCGGCATGGTGATTGCAGCGGGTGACAGCCATACCACCACTTATGGTGCCCTCGGCGCTTTTGGTTTTGGTATTGGTACTTCTGAAATTGAGCACTTTCTGGCAACCCAAACTCTGGCCTACAAGCGACTGAAAACCATGCGGGTTAAGGTCAGCGGTAAACTCGGCCCGGCGGTGACGGCCAAAGATATCATTATGCTGCTGATTCAGAAGATTGGCGCTTCCGGCGCTACCGGTTTTGCCATCGAGTTTACCGGCCCGGTAATTACTCAGCTCAGTGTTGAAGGTCGAATGACCATCTGCAATATGGCGGTAGAAGCCGGTGCACGAGGTGCCTTTATGGCGCCGGATGAAAAGGTGTATCAATATCTGCAGGACAAGCCCCGTGCACCAAAAGGCGAAATGTGGGAATTAGCACTGCAATCATGGCAGAACTTATATACCGATGAGGGTGCGGAATTCGATCGGGAAATAGAACTGGATTGCGATAAGCTCGAACCCATGGTGACTTGGGGTATCAGCCCGGATCAGGCCGATAATATCAGCGGCGTACTACCTGACCCGGCAGATGAAAAAGATCCTCAGAAGCGTCTGGCTCAGGAAAAAGCGCTGGCCTATATGGCGCTTAAGCCAGGTACGCGTTTAACCGATATTCCAATTTCTCACGCCTTTATTGGTTCCTGTACCAATGGGCGGATTGAAGATCTTCGTCTGGCGGCAGAAGTGCTGAAAGGTAAGAAAATTGCCCCACACGTAAGAGGCATGATTATTCCCGGCTCTACACTGGTACGGCAACAGGCGGAACAGGAAGGTCTGGCGAAAATCTTTATCGATGCCGGTTTCGAGTGGCGTCAATCGGGCTGTTCTATGTGTCTGGCGATGAATGAAGACGTACTGGAACCCGGCGATCGCTGCGCCTCCAGCACCAACCGTAACTTTGCCGGTCGACAGGGTGCCGGTTCCCACACCCATTTAATGAGCCCGGCGATGGTCGCGGCGGCGGCAATCGCCGGACATCTGGCCGATGTGCGTTCAATCAACGGTGGAGAACAATAA
- the selB gene encoding selenocysteine-specific translation elongation factor, with the protein MIIATAGHVDHGKSTLLQALTGAGSTDRLPEEKRRGMTIDLGYVFLPLEDGQVLGFIDVPGHEKFLANMLAGVDGVQHALLVVACDDGIMAQTREHLAILRLVGIPAITVALTKADRVTPERIASVKSQITDELSTQGWDDCPIFVTAAPQGTGIPELREHLINLYQHRIEDNEASIHRFRLAVDRSFTIKGSGLVVTGTAFSGQVSVGDTLWLTGVNRPVRVRSIHAQNQPAERAGAGERIALNITGDMGKQDVNRGDWLLQQTPPEAGDRVLAILHCDKPLRHWQSVHLHHSVNHITGRISLLQEGAVSAGSDVLVELVLDEALLLAENDRIIVRDISARETLGGARVLLLQPPRRGKRQPEYLEKLNQLSQAQNDMQALQLRLAEGSLSLKAFGWARQLTDDGLQILLTASGCKVVGDTALQQEKVQEFQQRLIDTLRDFHQQHLDQLGVGRARLRRMALPSEPEALVFSLIDMLLADKRLSNSRGWLHLPEFSLAFTPDEQAIWQRIEEIFGDDPYWVRDLAAELALDEQLVRGVLRKAAQLGHITAVVRDRYYLSGRIRQFADLIRTMHTTQGSTCAADFRDRLGVGRKLAIQVLEFFDRSGFTRRRGNDHLLRDQGLFLD; encoded by the coding sequence ATGATTATTGCCACCGCCGGACACGTTGACCACGGAAAATCCACGCTGCTGCAAGCACTGACCGGAGCAGGCAGCACCGATCGCCTGCCGGAAGAAAAACGCCGTGGAATGACCATTGATTTAGGCTATGTCTTCTTACCATTGGAAGATGGTCAGGTGCTGGGTTTTATCGACGTTCCGGGTCATGAAAAGTTTTTGGCAAATATGCTGGCTGGTGTTGACGGTGTTCAACATGCCCTGCTGGTGGTGGCCTGTGACGACGGCATCATGGCGCAAACCCGGGAGCATTTGGCGATTTTACGCCTGGTGGGTATTCCTGCCATTACCGTCGCCTTAACCAAGGCGGATCGGGTCACGCCTGAGCGTATTGCCAGCGTCAAAAGCCAGATTACCGATGAGCTAAGTACTCAGGGTTGGGATGATTGCCCGATCTTTGTCACCGCGGCTCCACAGGGGACGGGTATCCCGGAACTGCGCGAGCATTTAATTAATTTATATCAGCACCGAATCGAAGATAATGAAGCATCAATCCATCGCTTTCGCCTGGCGGTTGACCGTAGTTTTACTATCAAAGGTAGCGGCCTGGTGGTCACCGGCACCGCATTTAGCGGACAGGTTAGCGTAGGGGATACCCTGTGGCTGACGGGGGTTAATCGACCGGTGCGGGTAAGAAGTATCCACGCTCAGAATCAACCGGCAGAGCGGGCGGGTGCCGGTGAGCGTATTGCGTTAAACATTACCGGCGATATGGGTAAGCAGGATGTAAATCGCGGAGACTGGCTATTGCAGCAAACGCCACCAGAAGCCGGAGACCGGGTCCTTGCGATCCTGCATTGTGATAAGCCACTTCGCCACTGGCAGTCGGTACATTTGCATCATTCAGTTAACCATATTACCGGCCGTATTTCTCTGTTACAGGAAGGGGCGGTTAGCGCTGGCAGTGACGTATTAGTGGAGCTGGTGCTGGATGAAGCCTTACTGCTGGCGGAGAACGATCGCATTATTGTGCGTGATATCAGCGCCCGTGAAACGTTGGGCGGTGCGCGAGTGTTGTTACTTCAGCCACCGCGCAGAGGTAAGCGCCAGCCGGAATATCTTGAAAAGCTTAACCAGCTCAGTCAGGCACAAAATGATATGCAGGCTTTACAGCTGCGTCTGGCAGAAGGCAGTTTATCCCTTAAAGCATTTGGCTGGGCGCGTCAGTTAACTGACGATGGGCTGCAAATACTGTTAACGGCATCAGGCTGTAAAGTGGTGGGTGATACCGCTCTGCAACAGGAAAAAGTGCAGGAGTTCCAACAACGGTTGATTGATACTCTGAGAGATTTCCATCAGCAACATTTAGATCAGTTGGGTGTAGGGCGAGCCAGACTACGTCGCATGGCGTTACCCTCTGAGCCGGAAGCGCTGGTGTTCTCGCTGATTGATATGCTGCTGGCAGACAAGCGTCTGAGCAACAGCCGGGGATGGTTGCATCTGCCGGAGTTTAGTCTGGCATTCACTCCTGATGAACAGGCGATATGGCAACGTATAGAAGAGATATTTGGTGATGACCCTTACTGGGTGCGGGATTTAGCCGCCGAGCTGGCGCTGGATGAGCAGTTGGTGAGAGGCGTATTGCGTAAAGCGGCGCAGCTGGGTCACATTACCGCAGTGGTTCGCGATCGCTATTATCTGAGTGGTCGTATTCGCCAGTTTGCCGATTTGATTCGTACTATGCACACCACGCAGGGCAGCACCTGCGCAGCCGATTTTCGCGATCGGCTGGGAGTAGGGCGTAAGCTGGCGATTCAGGTTCTGGAGTTTTTTGACCGCAGCGGCTTTACCCGCCGGCGTGGCAACGACCACTTACTTCGCGATCAGGGGTTGTTTTTGGATTAG
- the selA gene encoding L-seryl-tRNA(Sec) selenium transferase translates to MNNQTQSLYSQLPSVDRLLNEPDMEPLLVQFGQHLVVASLRHLQQQARQEISQFNRLPEWSHNWIEAVSHHLTQKQRSGLQPVFNLSGTVLHTNLGRALLAEEAIDEVASAMRHAVTLEYDLDGAGRGHRDNVISELLSELTGAEAACIVNNNAAAVMLMLAAVAADKEVIVSRGELVEIGGAFRVPDVMRQAGCKLVEVGTTNRTHLRDYRDAVSESTGLLMKVHTSNYSIQGFTAAVDESELVALGRELNLPVATDLGSGSLIDLQQYDLPAEPMPQDLIAAGVDLVTFSGDKLLGGPQAGIILGSKKWIEKIQRHPLKRALRAGKLTLAALEATLRLYQQPERLAYSLPTLRLLSRDAAEMQGMAMQLLSPLQACYGGHFTVQTEPCLSQIGSGSLPVDRLPSYALTFEPKDGRGRTLEALAEKWRALPKPVIGRIQEGKLWLDLRCLEDESELLEMLLA, encoded by the coding sequence ATGAATAATCAAACTCAATCCCTGTACAGCCAGCTTCCCTCGGTGGATCGCTTACTTAATGAGCCGGATATGGAGCCGCTATTGGTTCAATTCGGTCAACATCTGGTGGTGGCGTCGCTGCGTCATTTACAGCAGCAGGCCCGACAGGAGATTAGCCAGTTCAATCGATTACCTGAGTGGAGCCACAACTGGATTGAGGCGGTTAGCCATCATCTGACGCAGAAACAGCGCAGCGGTTTACAACCGGTATTCAACCTGAGTGGAACCGTGCTGCATACCAATCTGGGGCGGGCGCTGTTGGCAGAAGAGGCGATTGATGAAGTTGCCAGCGCCATGCGTCATGCGGTGACGCTGGAGTACGATCTGGACGGTGCCGGGCGCGGCCATCGGGATAATGTGATTTCCGAGCTGCTGAGTGAATTAACTGGCGCTGAAGCGGCCTGTATTGTGAATAACAATGCCGCTGCGGTGATGCTGATGCTGGCTGCGGTAGCAGCAGATAAAGAAGTTATCGTTTCTCGTGGTGAGCTGGTGGAAATTGGCGGCGCATTCCGGGTGCCGGATGTGATGCGTCAGGCGGGGTGTAAGCTGGTGGAAGTGGGTACGACCAACCGTACCCACCTGCGTGATTACCGTGATGCGGTGAGCGAAAGCACCGGGTTGTTAATGAAAGTGCATACCAGCAATTACAGTATTCAGGGTTTTACTGCTGCGGTTGATGAGTCGGAGCTGGTGGCACTGGGTCGAGAGCTGAATTTGCCGGTAGCCACTGATCTTGGTAGCGGCTCATTAATCGATTTACAGCAGTATGATTTACCTGCTGAGCCAATGCCCCAAGACCTGATTGCGGCGGGTGTGGATTTAGTGACATTTTCCGGTGATAAATTGCTGGGCGGCCCGCAGGCGGGGATTATCCTTGGTTCGAAAAAGTGGATTGAGAAAATCCAGCGTCACCCATTAAAACGCGCCCTGCGCGCCGGAAAGCTAACGCTGGCGGCGCTGGAAGCTACATTACGCCTTTACCAACAGCCAGAACGTTTAGCTTATTCCCTGCCGACTCTACGTTTGTTAAGCCGTGATGCGGCTGAAATGCAAGGAATGGCAATGCAGTTATTATCGCCATTACAGGCCTGTTACGGCGGACATTTCACCGTACAGACAGAGCCTTGCCTGTCACAAATTGGCAGCGGTTCATTACCGGTCGATCGTCTGCCCAGCTATGCCCTGACTTTCGAGCCAAAAGATGGCCGCGGCCGAACGCTGGAAGCGCTGGCGGAAAAATGGCGCGCGCTGCCAAAACCGGTGATTGGTCGGATACAGGAAGGAAAGCTATGGTTGGATTTGCGCTGCCTTGAAGATGAATCTGAATTGCTGGAGATGTTGTTAGCATGA